Part of the Nitrospiria bacterium genome, CACTTGCCATGTCATTGTCAAACAAGGAATGGAATTTCTTTCTCCCAAAACAGAAGAAGAAGAGGATCAATTGGAAGATGCAGATGGCCTCACCCTGGACTCCCGATTGGCCTGCCAAGCCATTGTAAAAGGGGATGTGGTGGTGGAAATTCCAAGTGAGAACAAATTTTAGAAACCCTATAGAGATGAGGTAAAGGCCATGAAGATTGGGTGGAGTGACACTGAAGAAATCGCCTTTCAATTAATGGAAAAATATCCAGATCTGGATCCCCTGACAGTCCGTTTTACGGATCTTCATAAATGGGTTACCGAATTGCCCTCTTTTGAAGACGACCCTAAGAAATCCAATGAAAAGATTCTTGAAGGGATTCAAATGGCCTGGCATGAAGAATTTCAGAACGAACAGGGGGCCTGATCCAAAAATCCTTGGAGAGGGTTACCATACCACGAGGGAATCCGTTGAAAATATAAAATCCAGCATTTCTTTATAGGTTATGGAATTATCCAAAGCCTCGAAAGATCTGCCGGGCTTTTCCGACAAAATGTGGGCTTTAATGGGGGGAGGAACCCTCACCTGGGAGGCCTCTTGGATCAAAATAAGGGTCGGTTCCGCTTCCTGAGTTTTTATTTGTTCCAATATGAATTCAAAAACATCTTTTGCATCGGATCTGTTTTTAACAATAAATAACGTTTTCTTCAATTTTTGGCCTGCCTCTTCTAAAAAACAAAAATCCGGTCGGTTTGAGCCAACCGTCTGCTCATTTCCTCGGTGGATAGTCCTTTCAGCTCAAAATGATGTCCATCAGTGTTAATTTCTTTGAGCGAACCTTCTTCAATATAAATGGGGATTTTCCACTCTTCTAAAATAGGAAGATACCGTTCAACTGTTTCAAGGTCTTCTAGGTCCTCCGTTTCAAAATTAAGCAGGTGAATGGCTTTCCCCATCAGAATAATGGAAAGAGGGTTTTTGTTCGTCCCCAGACCCACCGCCATTCGAATGGCCTCTGAAGGGCGAAGGCTTTTCCTGGGATCGGTTTTGATTAAAAATAAAATAGAAAAAGGCATAGGGTTAATTAAAAGATATAAAACGGTCACATGTATTAACTAATTCAGACAGTACGACCAGTCCGCAATAGGTAAACCGGGAGTCCCTGGGAATACCCCTGCGTTGGCAGCTATAGGCGCAAACAAAGAGTTTAACTCCTTTTTGAGAAAGGTCGAAGAAGGCCTGATTTTGTATGTTGGTTACCCCTTCATCAATCAGGTAGAGGTAAACCCCAACCTTTTGGGAAAGGGCTTCCTGAATCAACCCAAGTGTGGTTTGGGAATTGGGATGCCTTTGGTCCGTTGAAAGGAGAAGGCCTAATTTTTTACCAGCCAAAGAAGTGTTTTCCATATTCCTGAAAATTCTGTCTATTTATTTTTAATAAAAATTTGGAAGACCAATTTAACATGTTCCAAAGTTTATTGTCAATTTGCCCAAGTTTTAATAAACCCCGTTTGTCGACGTGGCCCGGTAAATGATAAACCTTTTTTCTAAGTTTTATTCGGCTTAACGCTCCAAAGAAGTGCTTTGTCATTCCCCGAAACTTGTCCCCGTATGCTTTAAGCGGGGTGTGGGAATCCGGGGATATTTCCTATAGTGGACTTTCACCTACGCGGGAGTTATCATTTAGATGCTTAGGACCAAGCTTCGAAAGAGGTTTTTTTTTAAATATTGGAATTGGTTCGATCCTTGACATTGAGATAAAGGGTTCCTTACTATTTTCCTCGGGAATAAAAAAGAGCGTAACCCATGAAAAAAGTTTATTTTGACCATATATCAAACACACCGGTCCTCCCCGATGTCATAGAGGCCATGCTTCCTTATTTTTCAAAGGCCTTCGGTAATCCCCAAAGTCAACATGGTTGGGGAAAAGAGGCCTCCTCTGCCATTGAACACGCAAGGGAAAGTGTTTCCAAATTAATTAATGCAAAGTCAGAAGAAATATTTTTTACTGGGTCTGCTACGGAATCAAACAATTTAGCCTTGAAGGGGGTTGTGCAGGCATTGAAAAATCGGGGGCGGCATATCATCAGCACTCCCATTGAACATCTATCCATCTTACACCCTTTAAAGTCCTTGCAAAAAGAAGGGGTTGAGGTGACGTTTCTTCCGGTAGATCATCAGGGGGTGATCAGCCCTGAGGATGTGAAAAAGTCCATTCGGGAGGATACCATATTGGTTTCGATCATCCACGGAAATAATGAGATTGGAACCATAGAGCCCATTGAACAGATTTCAAAAATAACTCGGGGTCGAGGGGTTTATTTGCATACGGATGCCTCCGCCACCATGGGGTTGATATCACTAGATGTTGAAGCTCTGGGTGTGGATCTTTTAACCGGATCGTCCCAAACCCTTTATGGGCCAAAAGGAGTCGGGGTTTTGTATATGAGGCGAGGGACCCGGGTCCGGCCAATAATTGAGGGGGGAACCCAGGAGCATGGAAAACGGTCCGGAACGGAAAATGTTCCAGCCATTGTGGGATTTGGGAAGGCGGCAGAATTAGCCCAAAAAGATATGGATAGTCGTTTGGAGGTTTTGGTTCGCTTGAGAGATCGGATAAAATTGGAAATAGAGCGAAAAGTTGAAGCTTTGGTCTCTACCGGGTCATGGGTTCACCGGCTTCCCCATCATTGCAGCTGGTGTGTGAAATTAATTGAGGGGGCAACGTTATTGTCCACCTTGGGAGAAATTGGAATTGGAGCCTCAAGTGGTTCTGCCTGTTCTTCCCAGGCGTTAAGGCCTTCTGGTGTGTTGTCTGCTATTGGCATTCCTGAAGACTTATCTAAAAGCTCTCTGGTTTTGAGTGTGGGAATTGGAAATACGGATGAAGAGGTTGATTTTTTGGTGAAGGAGTTCCCTCCGCTTGTGAAAAAGTTAAGGGAAATGTCTCCCGATTATCGGGAGATGAAGAGGTAGGAAAAAAATATGATGAAAATGAAAAAGCCAAAGAAAAGGAAGGGAAAAGGTTAAACGCATGGAAGCGGATATGACGTTAGATGCCATGGGGCTTTTTTGCCCGATGCCGATTGTTTTGACCGCAAAAAAAATTAAAGAACTAAAAATTGGTCAAATTTTAGAGGTTTTAAATGATGATGAAGGAATAATTAAAGATATGCCTGCCTGGTGTAAAAATACCGGAAATGAGTTTATAGAATTGGTAGAGGAAGAAGGATCTTATCGTATTTATGTTAAAAAGTTAGTTGAATAAAAAATTATTACAAAATGAAAAAATCCCATTTACTCTTCATTCTAGAGGGTCCTTTCGAATGATCTAGGTGCAAAATCCGGGGAGGCGAAATCCTTTTTAGAAAGAAAGGAAATAAAAGAAAAATAAACATCCATGGGATCTCAAAATCTTTGGGGACCGGGCTCCATGGGGGGTCGATTCCCCCTCTGGCCCCAAACTTTACCTTTAAAATTTTCCTTTCAGAAATTAGGCAAAAATTGAATTTCTAGAACTTTTGTTTCCATTTCCCATTTAAAACCATTATGTTTTCTCTCTTCCTTTTTTCCTAATTACCACGCCTCTGGTTTCCCGTTTGCGCGGGAATGACGGGATTGGAACTTAAAAATTAAAAACGGAGGGATACCGGATCTTAAAATCCCCCTAACCCCCTTTGCTCAAGGGGGAAAATAAACCTGGATTTCCGCTCCCTGCTTAAAGCTTACGGGGACTGGCTTCGCGGGAATGACGAAATTTACCCCCTCCCTTCCATGATGAGTTTTTTTACTTGAAATCAGCCAGGAGGCTCATTCTTGTTTCGGGGGTTAGGGTGGTGGATTTTTGATAGTAGGGATGGTTGATCACCAATTGAACCGGGATCTCCATTTTTGAGAATAAATCCTGCTGTTCCTTCGTGAACGAAAATTTTACATAATGAACGGAGCTGATTTTTTCCTCATTGCTTCTCCCTTCCTCAAAGGTTGCGGAAATGGTTCCTTGATCACCCATTTGAAAAAAAAGGACGTTTTCTCGGTCTAACCCTTGTAACTTATCCAGTGTTTTTTTTATTTTTTCTTGGTCAGTGATTTCGATAAAGAGAGTAGCGCTGAGTTCGTTTTCATCGGGAATTAAAGGGTTAAAAGTATCGATTTCCCCCTGGATTTTAGTATCGTCGTAAATATGTTCTGCGCGCATCATTTCCTGAATCTGGAAAATAACGGTTTCCCTGTTTTCAAAAACCATAGAGATCAAATCTCCGATTTGCAGACGACGAGCCTTTTTGATTTGGATAATTTGCTCCCTCATCTCATTTCGAATCCCCTCATATTCTGAGAGAGGATGGATATCACCCAATTGAAGCTTTCTCATTTCTTCCTCCGTTAATGCGATCCAGGCCATAGGCCTGATGGATGACCTGGATGGGATGCAGGCTTTTTTTACCGGTACCTTGTTCCATTTGCAGGCCCGATAGCGGGCAATCGGTGCAGACAATATCCGGGGGTTCTTCCTGGACATTTTTAAAGAGTGTATCCCCGATTTTAAGGGATAAATCAAAATATTCCTTTTTAACACTCCAGGTCCCATCATGGCCGGAGCACCGTTCGGAGATATTAACCGATGCACCGGTTAATTTCATCAAGTCCCGGGATTTATACCCAATGTTTTGGTCCCTAAGATGGCAAGGGATCTGATAAAAGATTTTCCCAGGGTTTTGTTTAAAGTTGGTATCCAACTTCCCTTGGTCGTTTAGTTTCATTAAATATTCACAAAGGTCGTAGGTGTTGGAGGCCACCAATTGGGAGTCTTCCCCCGGAAAAAGGGTGGTATATTCTTTTTTGAGCATTAGACTGCAGGTCGGCATAGGCACGACAATTTTCATTCCTTGGGAGATGGAGGCTTTTAAAGACTGAATATTAAACCAAGCCTTTTTCCGTATTTTTTCAAAATCCCCTGTGTCAAAGTATGGCATTCCGCAACAGTTTTGCTCGGGGTATGAAACCTCTACACCATTTTTCTCTAAAACTTCAACCGTTGCAGCTCCAATTTCAGGTTGGTTGTAATTAATGAAACAGGTGGAAAAAAGTGCCACCTTTTCTGCCGGAGGGGATGACGATGATTTGAGATTCTTAAACTGATGAGTGGTAAACCAATCCGGAAAGGTAGTCTGGGAGAATGTGGGAAGAAGCTTTTCCTGATGAATTCCCATTAAGCTGTGTAATATCTTCCGGAAAAAAGAATTTTTCTGACCCCAGTTGACCATAGGGGCAAACAACGAAGACCATTTCCCCAGAAAGTCTGTATTGGCCAAGAGGCGATCCCTAAAGGAGGGAGAGACCGATTTTGCGCGAACCGCCTTTGAGCGGATCATCAAGAGGGGAAAATCCAGATTAAACCGGTGGGGTGGGGTATAGGGACAATGGTTATAACAGAGTTTGCAGTAATAACACAGGTCCACCGTTCGATCAATTTCTTTTGTTTCAAGTTGATCGATTTCTCCATCGCGGGCGTCAATTTTTTTAAAAAGGAAATCAAAGGAAGGGCATAGGTTGAAGCATCTTCTGCATCCGTTACAGATATCAAAGACCTTTAAGGTGTCCTGAAAGAGTACTTCTGGATTTAAGGATTTTTCAAAATCAATGATCTGATTCATAAGAGGTCCTGAACATAGGAATGGAGGAAGTTCAAGGTTTAGCCGGTTGCTGAAAAAGAAATATTTTCTTGTCCAGTTGTTATTCCCGCAAAGCCTGTCCTCCTATCCATTCACCGGGAAAGAGGAATCGGAAAAATTTTTTAAATGAACTGGAACCCCA contains:
- a CDS encoding anaerobic glycerol-3-phosphate dehydrogenase subunit C, which codes for MNQIIDFEKSLNPEVLFQDTLKVFDICNGCRRCFNLCPSFDFLFKKIDARDGEIDQLETKEIDRTVDLCYYCKLCYNHCPYTPPHRFNLDFPLLMIRSKAVRAKSVSPSFRDRLLANTDFLGKWSSLFAPMVNWGQKNSFFRKILHSLMGIHQEKLLPTFSQTTFPDWFTTHQFKNLKSSSSPPAEKVALFSTCFINYNQPEIGAATVEVLEKNGVEVSYPEQNCCGMPYFDTGDFEKIRKKAWFNIQSLKASISQGMKIVVPMPTCSLMLKKEYTTLFPGEDSQLVASNTYDLCEYLMKLNDQGKLDTNFKQNPGKIFYQIPCHLRDQNIGYKSRDLMKLTGASVNISERCSGHDGTWSVKKEYFDLSLKIGDTLFKNVQEEPPDIVCTDCPLSGLQMEQGTGKKSLHPIQVIHQAYGLDRINGGRNEKASIG
- a CDS encoding DsrE family protein, translating into MTVLYLLINPMPFSILFLIKTDPRKSLRPSEAIRMAVGLGTNKNPLSIILMGKAIHLLNFETEDLEDLETVERYLPILEEWKIPIYIEEGSLKEINTDGHHFELKGLSTEEMSRRLAQTDRIFVF
- a CDS encoding sulfurtransferase TusA family protein, coding for MEADMTLDAMGLFCPMPIVLTAKKIKELKIGQILEVLNDDEGIIKDMPAWCKNTGNEFIELVEEEGSYRIYVKKLVE
- a CDS encoding 2Fe-2S iron-sulfur cluster-binding protein; the encoded protein is MSKEKKTYKITFLPVNRTVETEEERSVLDLALDHHIELEHNCGGNCACATCHVIVKQGMEFLSPKTEEEEDQLEDADGLTLDSRLACQAIVKGDVVVEIPSENKF
- a CDS encoding cysteine desulfurase family protein, with protein sequence MKKVYFDHISNTPVLPDVIEAMLPYFSKAFGNPQSQHGWGKEASSAIEHARESVSKLINAKSEEIFFTGSATESNNLALKGVVQALKNRGRHIISTPIEHLSILHPLKSLQKEGVEVTFLPVDHQGVISPEDVKKSIREDTILVSIIHGNNEIGTIEPIEQISKITRGRGVYLHTDASATMGLISLDVEALGVDLLTGSSQTLYGPKGVGVLYMRRGTRVRPIIEGGTQEHGKRSGTENVPAIVGFGKAAELAQKDMDSRLEVLVRLRDRIKLEIERKVEALVSTGSWVHRLPHHCSWCVKLIEGATLLSTLGEIGIGASSGSACSSQALRPSGVLSAIGIPEDLSKSSLVLSVGIGNTDEEVDFLVKEFPPLVKKLREMSPDYREMKR
- the iscX gene encoding Fe-S cluster assembly protein IscX, producing the protein MKIGWSDTEEIAFQLMEKYPDLDPLTVRFTDLHKWVTELPSFEDDPKKSNEKILEGIQMAWHEEFQNEQGA
- a CDS encoding DUF3501 family protein, coding for MRKLQLGDIHPLSEYEGIRNEMREQIIQIKKARRLQIGDLISMVFENRETVIFQIQEMMRAEHIYDDTKIQGEIDTFNPLIPDENELSATLFIEITDQEKIKKTLDKLQGLDRENVLFFQMGDQGTISATFEEGRSNEEKISSVHYVKFSFTKEQQDLFSKMEIPVQLVINHPYYQKSTTLTPETRMSLLADFK
- a CDS encoding DsrE family protein, whose protein sequence is MENTSLAGKKLGLLLSTDQRHPNSQTTLGLIQEALSQKVGVYLYLIDEGVTNIQNQAFFDLSQKGVKLFVCAYSCQRRGIPRDSRFTYCGLVVLSELVNTCDRFISFN